The following coding sequences lie in one Lysobacter capsici genomic window:
- a CDS encoding CPBP family intramembrane glutamic endopeptidase — translation MNAVFAHPDALWSVSIWAVLCLAAALLWWPKARSAVYLLLGAVAVAGLIRGLFDPPALLSFALLGLAAWLVLPARPKGARIAGHGLFVLVAFALGLHLMPGFNNPQLISELRLTPDAAPMSLYLNFDKPLAGFWLLLCWPLLRRFGEGAQPVAASLAAGLIGAILVAVVCLSLALALNAVAWAPKWPAFGALWALNNLLLVALTEEAMFRGYLQQALQQRWSEVRHGPVYATFVAALAFGLVHAGGGWRWVLMATLAGLVYGWAYRKGGLLGAVLAHFGLNLIHFTAFTYPMLA, via the coding sequence ATGAACGCCGTGTTCGCCCATCCCGATGCGCTGTGGAGCGTGTCGATCTGGGCGGTGCTGTGCCTGGCCGCGGCGCTGTTGTGGTGGCCCAAAGCGCGTTCGGCGGTGTACCTGCTGCTCGGCGCGGTCGCCGTCGCGGGATTGATCCGCGGCCTGTTCGATCCGCCGGCGCTGCTGTCGTTCGCCCTGCTCGGCCTGGCCGCCTGGCTGGTGTTGCCGGCGCGGCCCAAGGGCGCGCGCATCGCCGGCCATGGCCTGTTCGTGCTGGTCGCGTTCGCGCTGGGGCTGCATCTGATGCCCGGCTTCAACAATCCGCAACTGATCAGCGAGCTGCGGCTGACGCCCGACGCGGCGCCGATGTCGCTGTACCTGAATTTCGACAAGCCGCTGGCCGGGTTCTGGCTGCTGCTGTGCTGGCCGCTGCTGCGTCGTTTTGGCGAGGGCGCGCAGCCAGTCGCGGCCTCGCTGGCCGCCGGACTGATCGGCGCGATTCTCGTCGCGGTTGTGTGCCTGAGTCTGGCCCTGGCGCTGAACGCGGTCGCATGGGCACCGAAATGGCCGGCGTTCGGCGCGCTGTGGGCGCTCAACAATCTGCTGCTGGTGGCGCTGACCGAAGAAGCGATGTTCCGCGGCTATCTGCAACAAGCCTTGCAGCAGCGCTGGAGCGAGGTCCGGCACGGCCCGGTCTACGCGACCTTCGTGGCCGCGCTCGCATTCGGCCTGGTGCATGCCGGCGGCGGCTGGCGCTGGGTATTGATGGCCACCCTGGCCGGATTGGTCTACGGCTGGGCCTATCGCAAGGGCGGCCTGCTCGGCGCGGTGCTCGCCCATTTCGGCCTCAACCTGATTCATTTCACCGCGTTTACCTACCCCATGCTGGCATGA
- a CDS encoding threonine/serine ThrE exporter family protein: MSTPHPLSAASYAARIAFVVELAERLHSYGTTAQRLEGAVSAVAQKLRLECEPWSNPTGLILTFSDPNRPLGDSDTTRVIRLPPGENDLYRLSETDRIAEEVMAGRLDLAAGHAALETLDRPRSLRWRSMQVLAYGLAAGAVASLLRLPWLDIGVASINGLMIGLLVDISGRRPRLREALEAIAGMFAALTVLLVANFIAPLNQNTVIIASLIVLLPGLALTNAVNELTSQHLVSGTARFAGAVTTVVKLAVGTVIGLYLADLVGLEPVVRASRPQAAWVEWGGLAVASYAFAVLFRAHRGDYLKVMAAAASGYLISRFVGLAWGSPAGIFLAALVMTALGNAYARWGNRPGAIIRVPGIILLVPGSVSLRGLLTMIQQQDVNVGQDAVLAVLNILLALIAGLIFGNLLLPARRNL, encoded by the coding sequence ATGTCGACCCCGCATCCGCTCAGCGCCGCCAGTTACGCCGCCCGCATCGCGTTCGTGGTCGAGCTGGCCGAGCGTCTGCACAGCTACGGCACCACCGCGCAGCGGCTGGAGGGCGCGGTGAGCGCGGTGGCGCAGAAACTGCGCCTGGAGTGCGAGCCGTGGTCGAACCCGACCGGCCTGATCCTCACCTTCAGTGATCCCAACCGGCCGCTCGGCGACAGCGACACCACCCGGGTGATCCGGCTGCCGCCCGGCGAGAACGACCTGTACCGGCTCAGCGAAACCGACCGCATCGCCGAGGAGGTGATGGCCGGCCGGCTCGATCTGGCCGCCGGCCACGCCGCGCTGGAGACGCTCGACCGCCCGCGCAGCCTGCGCTGGCGCTCGATGCAGGTGCTCGCCTACGGCCTGGCCGCGGGCGCGGTCGCCAGCCTGCTGCGGCTGCCGTGGCTGGACATCGGCGTGGCCTCGATCAACGGCCTGATGATCGGCCTGCTGGTCGACATCTCCGGCCGCCGGCCGCGGCTGCGCGAGGCGCTGGAGGCGATTGCCGGCATGTTCGCCGCGCTGACCGTGCTGCTGGTGGCCAATTTCATCGCCCCGCTGAACCAGAACACGGTGATCATCGCCTCGCTGATCGTGTTGCTGCCCGGGTTGGCGCTGACCAACGCGGTCAACGAGCTGACCAGCCAGCATTTGGTGTCGGGCACGGCGCGCTTCGCCGGCGCGGTGACCACGGTGGTGAAACTCGCGGTCGGCACGGTGATCGGCCTGTACCTGGCCGATCTGGTCGGACTGGAGCCGGTGGTGCGCGCGTCGCGCCCGCAGGCGGCCTGGGTCGAATGGGGCGGGCTGGCGGTGGCGTCGTACGCCTTCGCGGTGCTGTTCCGCGCCCACCGCGGCGATTACCTCAAGGTCATGGCCGCGGCCGCGAGCGGTTATCTGATTTCGCGTTTCGTCGGCCTGGCCTGGGGCAGTCCGGCCGGGATCTTCCTCGCCGCGCTGGTCATGACCGCGCTCGGCAACGCCTACGCGCGCTGGGGCAACCGGCCCGGGGCGATCATCCGCGTGCCCGGGATCATTCTGCTGGTGCCCGGCAGCGTCAGCCTGCGCGGGCTGCTGACGATGATTCAGCAGCAGGACGTCAACGTCGGCCAGGACGCGGTGCTGGCGGTGCTCAATATCCTGCTGGCGCTGATCG
- a CDS encoding ABC transporter ATP-binding protein — protein MTTPDSRLPIPDEGDANGDDLIIRIRGLVNHFGDQVVHDGLDLDVKRGEIIGVVGGSGTGKSVMMRSILGLRKPNAGEIEVLGIDARNPDPRMRREIERNTGVLFQDGALFSSLTVGENVQVPLKEYHGDLPDSLRYELALLKVKLSGLPADAINKLPSQLSGGMRKRAGLARALALDPPLLFLDEPTAGLDPIGAAAFDRLIRTLQQALGLTVFLITHDLDTLYAICDRIAVLADKKVIACASIEEVEKLDHPWVQEYFHGPRARAAQVARDKNVAGHAAAPPDAPAR, from the coding sequence TTGACGACTCCCGATTCCCGACTCCCGATTCCCGATGAGGGCGACGCCAACGGCGACGACCTGATCATCCGCATCCGCGGCCTGGTCAATCACTTCGGCGATCAAGTCGTCCACGACGGGCTCGACCTGGACGTGAAGCGCGGCGAGATCATCGGCGTGGTCGGCGGCTCGGGCACCGGCAAGTCGGTGATGATGCGGTCGATCCTGGGCCTGCGTAAGCCCAACGCCGGCGAGATCGAAGTGCTCGGCATCGACGCGCGCAATCCCGATCCGCGCATGCGCCGCGAGATCGAACGCAACACCGGCGTGCTGTTCCAGGACGGCGCCTTGTTCTCGTCGTTGACCGTCGGCGAGAACGTGCAGGTGCCGCTCAAGGAGTACCACGGCGACCTGCCCGATTCGCTGCGCTACGAACTGGCATTGCTCAAGGTCAAGCTGTCGGGCCTGCCGGCCGATGCGATCAACAAGCTGCCCTCGCAGTTGTCCGGCGGCATGCGCAAGCGCGCCGGCCTGGCGCGCGCGCTGGCGCTGGACCCGCCGCTGCTGTTCCTCGACGAGCCTACCGCCGGCCTCGACCCGATCGGCGCGGCCGCGTTCGACCGCTTGATCCGCACCCTGCAGCAGGCGCTGGGCCTGACCGTGTTCCTGATCACCCACGACCTGGACACGCTGTACGCGATCTGCGATCGCATCGCGGTGCTCGCCGACAAGAAAGTCATCGCCTGCGCGTCGATCGAGGAGGTCGAGAAACTCGATCATCCGTGGGTGCAGGAATACTTCCACGGCCCGCGCGCGCGCGCCGCGCAAGTCGCGCGCGACAAGAACGTGGCGGGCCACGCGGCCGCACCGCCCGATGCGCCGGCGCGATGA
- a CDS encoding glycoside hydrolase family 16 protein has protein sequence MTVPFPQRRRASARRTLLALALGAELIACIGLAQATPPGTIDYETVDATPLRAIGRDIVAPDANTALLFGARLSSPTPTTYEQIVFAVRDANDANFDLGHQSAYRVDASVRELTASATFPPGQYRYWLSYYLNGQWTSLAPERSFSVDAAPTGDPASTRPLGAGSNWVYTFGDEFDGAAVDWNKWADTSSAESDNGRGNPGNQQLEWNQGKNCAVAAGVLTLTAKRERVRSPSGRSYDWTSCLLSSHKRYNFRYGFIEARMKLPAAAGFWPAFWTFQAPGAQQWNETDVFEYYSDNKSRLYLNQYVINNGAEQLDSYILTIGFDPSAGYHVYGADIAPDATRFYVDGKLVRTTANVSQIDSSILVDHFVYAGKPPAASTQSAITQVDYIRAWKRP, from the coding sequence ATGACCGTCCCGTTCCCGCAACGCCGCCGCGCATCGGCGCGACGCACCCTGCTCGCCCTCGCACTGGGCGCCGAACTGATCGCCTGCATCGGCCTGGCCCAGGCCACGCCGCCGGGCACGATCGACTACGAAACCGTCGACGCCACGCCGCTGCGCGCGATCGGCCGCGACATCGTCGCGCCCGATGCAAATACCGCGCTGCTGTTCGGCGCGCGGCTGTCGAGCCCCACTCCGACGACCTACGAGCAGATCGTCTTCGCCGTGCGCGATGCCAACGACGCCAATTTCGACCTGGGCCACCAAAGCGCTTACCGCGTGGACGCGAGCGTGCGCGAACTCACCGCCAGCGCCACGTTCCCGCCGGGTCAGTACCGGTACTGGTTGTCGTATTACCTCAACGGCCAATGGACCAGTCTCGCGCCGGAACGCAGTTTCAGCGTCGACGCCGCGCCGACCGGCGACCCGGCCTCGACGCGGCCGCTCGGCGCGGGCAGCAACTGGGTCTACACCTTCGGCGACGAGTTCGACGGCGCCGCGGTGGATTGGAACAAGTGGGCCGACACCTCCTCGGCCGAATCCGACAACGGCCGCGGCAACCCCGGCAATCAACAGCTGGAATGGAATCAGGGCAAGAACTGCGCGGTCGCCGCGGGCGTGCTGACCCTGACCGCCAAGCGCGAACGCGTGCGTTCGCCGTCGGGCCGCAGCTACGACTGGACCTCGTGCCTGTTGTCCTCGCACAAGCGCTACAACTTCCGGTACGGCTTCATCGAAGCGCGCATGAAACTGCCGGCGGCGGCCGGTTTCTGGCCCGCGTTCTGGACCTTCCAGGCACCCGGGGCGCAGCAGTGGAACGAAACCGATGTGTTCGAGTACTACTCCGACAACAAGAGCCGGCTGTACTTGAACCAGTACGTCATCAACAACGGCGCCGAGCAATTGGACAGCTACATCCTCACCATCGGCTTCGATCCCAGCGCCGGTTATCACGTGTACGGCGCCGACATCGCGCCCGACGCGACGCGGTTTTACGTCGACGGCAAACTGGTGCGCACCACCGCCAACGTCAGCCAGATCGACAGCTCGATCCTGGTCGATCATTTCGTCTACGCGGGAAAACCGCCTGCCGCGAGCACGCAGTCGGCGATCACGCAGGTGGATTACATTCGGGCGTGGAAGCGGCCTTGA
- a CDS encoding ABC transporter permease, translating to MTLSTTHAPELAADGSTPSRLRLSGCWTLEHAVAIGEVLKQAPEGAEEIDASGVERLDSVGVLQLMRYARRHDLDFDAAFNFHESHRALVSAIEDVADERPKKKREYGFQAALARLGYAVTDNWKEVLALVAFFGETLVKMLRLFKNPGRFRPTATVHHMEQVGLDAVPLIALLCYLVGAVVAFLGSTILKDFGATIFVVELVSIAFLREFGVLLTAIVLAGRTASAFTAQIGAMVSREEVDAIRTLGMDPIDLLVIPRVLALLVMLPLLTFVAMIAGLLGGLTVGAYGLDIPPQQYLARMHETMQLRHFLVGMSKAPIFALLISLIGCLEGLQVKGTAQSVGERTTSSVVQSISLVIVLDAFFAIWFMEMGW from the coding sequence ATGACCCTATCGACCACGCACGCACCGGAACTCGCCGCCGATGGCTCCACGCCTTCGCGGCTACGCCTTTCCGGCTGCTGGACCCTCGAGCACGCGGTCGCCATCGGCGAGGTGCTCAAGCAGGCGCCCGAGGGCGCCGAGGAAATCGACGCGAGCGGGGTCGAGCGCCTGGATTCGGTCGGCGTGCTGCAGCTGATGCGCTATGCGCGTCGCCACGATCTGGATTTCGACGCCGCGTTCAACTTCCACGAAAGCCACCGCGCGCTGGTCAGCGCGATCGAGGACGTGGCCGACGAGCGGCCCAAGAAGAAACGCGAGTACGGCTTCCAGGCCGCGCTGGCGCGCCTGGGCTACGCGGTCACCGACAACTGGAAGGAAGTGCTGGCCCTGGTCGCCTTCTTCGGCGAAACCCTGGTCAAGATGCTGCGGCTGTTCAAGAACCCGGGCCGCTTCCGTCCGACCGCGACCGTGCATCACATGGAACAGGTCGGCCTCGACGCGGTGCCGCTGATCGCGCTGCTGTGCTACCTGGTCGGCGCGGTGGTGGCGTTCCTGGGCTCGACCATCCTCAAGGATTTCGGCGCGACCATCTTCGTGGTCGAACTGGTCAGCATCGCCTTCCTGCGCGAATTCGGCGTGCTGCTGACCGCGATCGTGCTCGCCGGCCGCACCGCCAGCGCGTTCACCGCGCAGATCGGCGCGATGGTCAGCCGCGAGGAAGTCGACGCGATCCGCACCCTGGGCATGGACCCGATCGACTTGCTGGTGATCCCGCGCGTGCTGGCGCTGCTGGTGATGCTGCCGCTGCTTACGTTCGTGGCGATGATCGCCGGCCTGCTCGGCGGCCTGACCGTCGGCGCCTACGGCCTGGATATCCCGCCGCAGCAATACCTCGCGCGCATGCACGAGACCATGCAGTTGCGCCATTTCCTGGTCGGCATGTCCAAGGCGCCGATCTTCGCCCTGCTGATCAGCCTGATCGGCTGTCTGGAAGGCCTGCAGGTCAAGGGCACCGCGCAGTCGGTCGGCGAGCGCACCACCTCCAGCGTGGTCCAGTCGATCTCGCTGGTGATCGTGCTCGATGCGTTCTTCGCGATCTGGTTCATGGAGATGGGCTGGTGA
- a CDS encoding alpha-ketoglutarate-dependent dioxygenase AlkB family protein, protein MPWTRLPLEDAELAYDPHWLDREAADALYAALLQQVPWEVHRIRLFGREHDSPRLSSWIGDADAHYRYSGADFQPHPWPPALRPVRQRLAEELGAAFNSVLANRYRDGRDAMGWHSDDEPELGRTPLIASLSLGATRRFTFKHRRREGLKGELALSHGSVLLMSGPTQANYRHALPRTAKPVGERINLTFRVIGRR, encoded by the coding sequence ATGCCCTGGACCCGACTGCCGCTGGAAGACGCCGAGCTGGCCTACGACCCGCATTGGCTGGACCGCGAGGCCGCCGACGCGCTGTATGCGGCCTTGTTGCAGCAGGTGCCGTGGGAGGTGCATCGCATCCGCCTGTTCGGGCGCGAGCACGATTCGCCGCGGCTGAGCAGCTGGATCGGCGACGCGGACGCGCATTACCGCTATTCGGGCGCCGACTTCCAGCCGCATCCGTGGCCGCCGGCGCTGCGCCCGGTGCGGCAGCGGCTGGCCGAGGAACTGGGCGCGGCGTTCAACAGCGTGCTGGCCAATCGCTACCGCGACGGCCGCGATGCGATGGGCTGGCACAGCGACGACGAGCCCGAACTCGGGCGGACGCCGTTGATCGCCTCGTTGAGCCTGGGCGCGACCCGGCGCTTCACCTTCAAGCATCGCCGCCGCGAGGGCCTCAAGGGCGAACTGGCGCTTAGCCACGGCAGTGTGCTGCTGATGTCGGGGCCGACCCAGGCCAATTACCGGCATGCCCTGCCGCGCACGGCCAAGCCGGTGGGGGAGCGGATCAACCTGACGTTTCGGGTGATCGGGCGGCGGTAA
- a CDS encoding DUF6053 domain-containing protein — protein sequence MWEGFQPRLRNTGVGASPIKLENSGICDEFGAIRANSVGAEAPPTKDFVASQSFVGGLLIPSARALSARHSREGGNPETSESFLGEALDSRLRGNDGLEDSGASA from the coding sequence TTGTGGGAGGGGTTTCAACCCCGACTGCGAAATACAGGTGTCGGCGCAAGTCCGATCAAGCTGGAAAACTCGGGCATCTGCGATGAGTTCGGCGCGATCCGAGCGAACAGCGTCGGGGCTGAAGCCCCTCCCACAAAAGACTTCGTTGCATCGCAATCTTTTGTGGGAGGGCTATTAATCCCGAGTGCTCGTGCGCTCTCAGCTCGTCATTCCCGCGAAGGCGGGAATCCAGAGACTTCAGAGTCATTCCTCGGTGAAGCCCTGGATTCCCGCCTTCGCGGGAATGACGGACTGGAAGATTCGGGTGCGTCGGCTTAA
- a CDS encoding ABC-type transport auxiliary lipoprotein family protein: protein MNQNLDGGLLAGGGFASQNSARLRNFGWLSAALLAALALSGCSSILGEKPKAPTVQYAPDPRVPADPSWPSASWQLSLSAPNAARMIDSLRIAVRPSGNEIQVYKGAAWAKLPSSMIEDSLLRTLEDSGKIAAVARQGSGIGADYKLVLDLRRFESDYGQGAALPSATIEINAKLMHNADQKVVASRTFLQAQPAATTAVPDVVNAFGRALETITGEIAGWTLTSGDVHEKTHKR from the coding sequence ATGAACCAGAATCTGGATGGTGGGCTTTTGGCTGGGGGCGGTTTCGCTTCTCAGAATTCCGCTCGCTTACGTAACTTCGGGTGGCTATCCGCCGCCCTGCTGGCCGCGCTGGCGCTGAGCGGCTGCTCGTCGATCCTCGGCGAAAAACCCAAGGCGCCGACCGTGCAGTACGCGCCCGATCCGCGCGTGCCGGCCGACCCGAGCTGGCCGAGCGCGAGCTGGCAGTTGTCGCTGAGCGCGCCCAACGCCGCGCGCATGATCGACAGCCTGCGCATCGCGGTGCGTCCGAGCGGCAACGAGATCCAGGTGTACAAGGGCGCGGCCTGGGCCAAGCTGCCCAGCAGCATGATCGAGGATTCGCTGCTGCGCACGCTCGAGGACTCCGGCAAGATCGCCGCGGTCGCGCGCCAGGGCAGCGGCATCGGCGCGGACTACAAGCTCGTGCTCGACCTGCGCCGGTTCGAATCCGACTACGGCCAGGGCGCGGCATTGCCGTCGGCGACGATCGAGATCAATGCCAAGCTGATGCATAACGCGGACCAGAAGGTCGTCGCCTCGCGCACCTTCCTGCAGGCGCAGCCGGCCGCGACCACCGCGGTGCCGGACGTGGTCAACGCGTTCGGACGCGCGCTGGAAACGATCACCGGCGAGATCGCCGGATGGACGTTGACCTCGGGCGACGTGCACGAGAAGACGCACAAGCGCTGA
- a CDS encoding MlaD family protein, whose amino-acid sequence METKANYVLIGAFTIIVTLFLLLFALWAAKYSSEKSWREYAVIFNEPVTGLTEGSTVQYNGIGVGTVQQLSLAPDDPRRVIAKLRLQADAPIKTDTRAKLSLTGITGSPIIQLTGGSPNSPALADAERSSDIPIIQTEASALQNIADTANRLVARLDQVLSDDNVKHVSNTLANIESLTSSIADQRGDLRELIANAKKSSEQLSQTLATTNKAVETVDRELAGKLPGIINKLDSTLTKLDSAATGANGILNDNRAAIGSFANDGLAQLGPTLSELRSLVRDLRRISDRLDSNPTRYLLGRDATKEFEPK is encoded by the coding sequence ATGGAAACCAAGGCCAATTACGTCCTCATCGGTGCGTTCACGATCATCGTGACGCTGTTCCTGCTGCTGTTCGCGCTGTGGGCGGCCAAGTACTCCTCGGAGAAGAGCTGGCGCGAATACGCGGTGATCTTCAACGAGCCGGTCACCGGCCTGACCGAAGGCAGCACCGTGCAGTACAACGGCATCGGCGTGGGCACCGTGCAGCAGCTGAGCCTGGCGCCGGACGACCCGCGCCGCGTCATCGCCAAACTGCGCCTGCAGGCCGACGCGCCGATCAAGACCGACACCCGCGCCAAGCTGTCGCTCACCGGCATCACCGGCAGCCCGATCATCCAGCTCACCGGCGGCAGCCCCAACAGCCCGGCGCTGGCCGACGCCGAGCGCAGCAGCGACATCCCGATCATCCAGACCGAAGCCTCGGCGCTGCAGAACATCGCCGACACCGCCAACCGCCTGGTCGCGCGCCTGGATCAGGTGCTCAGCGACGACAACGTCAAGCACGTGTCCAACACCCTGGCCAACATCGAATCGCTGACCAGTTCGATCGCCGATCAGCGCGGCGACCTGCGCGAGTTGATCGCCAACGCGAAGAAGTCCAGCGAACAGCTCAGCCAGACCCTGGCCACCACCAACAAGGCGGTGGAGACGGTCGACCGCGAACTCGCCGGCAAGCTGCCGGGCATCATCAACAAGCTCGACAGCACCCTGACCAAGCTCGACTCGGCCGCCACCGGCGCCAACGGCATCCTCAACGACAACCGCGCCGCGATCGGCAGCTTCGCCAACGACGGCCTGGCCCAGCTCGGCCCGACCTTGAGCGAACTACGTTCGCTGGTGCGCGATCTGCGCAGGATCAGCGACCGCCTGGACAGCAACCCGACGCGGTATCTGCTGGGACGCGATGCGACCAAGGAGTTCGAGCCTAAATGA